One genomic region from Rosa rugosa chromosome 1, drRosRugo1.1, whole genome shotgun sequence encodes:
- the LOC133730711 gene encoding LOW QUALITY PROTEIN: probable polygalacturonase At3g15720 (The sequence of the model RefSeq protein was modified relative to this genomic sequence to represent the inferred CDS: deleted 1 base in 1 codon): MSSVLVSCLLFCILASSDFRIGYGQTTYNVLDHGAVGDGQRDDTKAFLKAWNAVCLDKGAPRLVIPGEMTFLLQPTKFSGPCQSSSIHVEISGKIVAPSPDAWKECANPWLAFSQVTNLIVSGSGEINGQGSSWWTKYDQLNYVNKVQCERPKALGFRRCDNLQLSGLTHVDSPKAHISIQSCNNATISYLTIRAPEHSPNTDGMDISMSSHVNIHDCNIGTGDDCIAINNASFYININNIQCGPGHGISIGSLGHNGGYETVQEIHVQNCSFTSTMYGARIKTYQGGSGYARKISFEQIALRTTRNPIIIDQFYCNGQHDCQTSVGCSPRASEVTYNGFHGTSENEQAITFNCSQSIGCANIVMNQVSITSPVPSEEVGASCSNLANSITPN; this comes from the exons ATGAGTAGTGTACTTGTTAGCTGTTTGTTATTTTGCATTCTTGCTTCATCAGATTTTAGAATTGGTTATGGCCAAACGACTTATAATGTACTCGACCATGGTGCGGTTGGAGATGGCCAAAGAGATGAT ACTAAGGCTTTCTTGAAAGCATGGAACGCCGTATGTCTAGATAAAGGGGCACCAAGACTTGTAATACCAGGGGAGATGACATTTTTACTTCAACCTACCAAATTCTCAGGTCCTTGCCAGTCCAGCTCCATTCATGTTGAG ATTTCGGGAAAAATTGTGGCACCCAGTCCAGATGCATGGAAAGAGTGTGCAAACCCTTGGCTAGCCTTCTCACAGGTGACCAACCTCATCGTTAGTGGATCAGGAGAAATCAATGGCCAAGGTTCCTCTTGGTGGACAAAATATGACCAACTTAACTAT GTGAATAAGGTGCAATGCGAACGACCAAAG GCTTTAGGTTTCCGCCGATGCGATAATCTTCAATTAAGT GGACTTACTCATGTTGACAGTCCCAAAGCACATATTTCCATACAATCTTGCAACAATGCGACTATCTCCTACCTTACTATTAGGGCACCTGAGCATAGTCCGAACACAGATGGAATGGACATATCTATGTCAAGCCATGTCAATATTCATGATTGCAATATTGGAACAG GTGATGATTGTATCGCCATTAATAATGCGTCATTCTATATCAATATTAACAACATCCAATGCGGACCAGGTCATGGAATTAG CATTGGAAGCTTAGGCCATAATGGAGGTTATGAAACAGTACAAGAGATACACGTACAAAATTGCAGTTTCACTAGTACAATGTATGGAGCCAGAATCAAGACATATCAG GGTGGTTCCGGATATGCTAGAAAGATATCGTTTGAACAAATCGCCCTTAGAACTACTAGGAACCCCATTATTATTGACCAATTCTACTGTAATGGTCAGCATGACTGCCAAACTTCG GTGGGCTGTAGCCCACGGGCGAGTGAAGTGACATACAATGGGTTTCATGGAACTTCTGAGAACGAGCAAGCAATTACATTTAATTGCAGCCAAAGTATAGGTTGTGCCAACATTGTGATGAATCAAGTGAGTATCACCTCACCAGTTCCCAGTGAGGAGGTTGGGGCTTCTTGCAGCAAT CTAGCTAATTCAATAACACCCAACTGA
- the LOC133741613 gene encoding probable nucleoside diphosphate kinase 5, whose protein sequence is MTLPRVSFFFIVVVVSVSLICRCDGITEKEKTLAIIKPDGMSGNYSDKIKNAILDSGFTILKEMTIQLDEDAAMGFYAEHASRSFFSSLVKYMTSGPVLIMVLEKENAVADWRALIGPTDASAAKITHPHSIRAMCGVTIEKNCVHGSDSLQSAQREIAFFFEEKSSGRVVTEHDEL, encoded by the exons ATGACGCTCCCCAGagtttccttcttcttcatcgtcgtcgtcgtctcCGTTTCTCTCATTTGCAG GTGTGATGGAATTACAGAAAAGGAGAAGACGTTAGCTATAATAAAGCCAGATGGGATGAGTGGTAACTACAGTGATAAGATAAAGAATGCTATTTTGGATTCTGGGTTTACAATTCTCAAGGAAATGACCATTCAGCTTGATGAGGATGCTGCAATGGGATTCTATGCCGAGCATGCTTCGAGGAGCTTCTTTTCTAGCCTGGTGAAGTACATGACAAG TGGACCAGTATTGATTATGGTTTTGGAGAAGGAAAATGCTGTTGCTGATTGGCGTGCTTTAATTGGCCCAACTGATGCGAGTGCAGCAAAGATTACTCATCCTCACAG catcagagcaatgtGTGGGGTGACTATAGAAAAGAACTGTGTTCACGGGTCAGATTCTCTGCAATCAGCTCAACGAGAGATTGCATTCTTCTTTGAGGAGAAGTCTTCAG GTAGAGTAGTTACTGAGCATGACGAATTGTAG
- the LOC133725504 gene encoding uncharacterized protein LOC133725504 produces the protein MWYSALLLLLLVLCLLSVEASVHHYAGDRFVSKGNAFVVHGGSEGIYSSAPADDSAKDNSYIRFEKVTFRRSKESANFSSGPVHAIVFEVEDRENIGGSAYGGQRAVCCTGDLAKLGVCKQGDIIHRPSTMNPGWPQVFGVSFEVDEEVAALPSKFIPIHKTGMYNLYFIHCDLKLKDLVVEGNTIWKNPTGYLPGRMAPFMLFYGFMSLAFVILGIFWFSQYARFWREVLPLQNCITLVITLGMLEMALWYFEYAEFNETGVRPTGITVWAVSFGAVKRTVARLILLMVSMGYGVVRPSLGGLTSKVVFLGLTFFLATEVLEMVENVGAVSDLSGKARLFLVLPVAILDAFFILWIFTSLSATLNKLQARRMMVKVDIYRKFTNTLAVTVVVSVGWICYELYHKSNDVYNEQWQNAWIIPAFWQVLSFSLLCVICALWAPSQNSTRYAYSGDASEEFDRDETTLTLIKPSLLPSKDVHRATEARAVQSSNGLTNGDEEEDKIE, from the exons ATGTGGTActctgctcttcttcttcttcttcttgtgctCTGCCTTCTGAGTGTGGAAGCCTCCGTCCACCACTACGCCGGAGACAGATTCGTCTCCAAAGGCAACGCCTTTGTCGTCCACGGCGGCAGCGAGGGAATTTACTCTTCTGCCCCTGCCGACGACTCCGCCAAGGACAACTCTTACATACG CTTTGAGAAGGTTACGTTTCGGAGAAGCAAAGAATCGGCTAATTTCAGCTCTGGGCCTGTCCATGCCATTGTTTTTGAGGTGGAAGATAGAGAGAACATTGGGGGTTCAGCGTATGGAGGTCAAAGAGCAGTATGTTGCACTGGGGATCTTGCGAAGCTCGGTGTGTGTAAGCAAGGCGATATCATTCACCGCCCGTCCACCATGAACCCAGGTTGGCCTCAAGTTTTTGGTGTTTCTTTTGAAGTAGATGAGGAAGTTGCCGCATTGCCATCCAAGTTCATACCGATTCATAAGACTGGGATGTATAATTTGTACTTCATACATTGTGATTTGAAGTTGAAGGATTTGGTGGTTGAGGGGAATACTATATGGAAAAACCCTACCGGGTATTTGCCTGGTAGAATGGCACCGTTTATGCTTTTTTACGGGTTTATGTCCCTTGCTTTTGTCATACTTGGGATCTTTTGGTTCTCACAGTATGCAAGGTTTTGGAGAGAAGTTCTTCCATTGCAGAATTGCATCACACTAGTCATAACACTAGGTATGCTTGAGATGGCTTTATGGTATTTTGAGTATGCTGAATTCAATGAGACTGGGGTCAGGCCAACTGGGATCACTGTATGGGCAGTTTCATTTGGTGCAGTTAAACGAACAGTAGCGCGTTTAATACTTCTCATGGTCTCCATGGGCTATGGGGTTGTAAGGCCATCCCTAGGTGGGCTTACATCAAAAGTGGTGTTTCTTGGATTAACATTCTTCTTGGCAACTGAGGTTCTTGAGATGGTTGAAAACGTTGGTGCAGTTAGTGATCTTTCTGGAAAGGCAAGGTTGTTCTTGGTTCTTCCTGTGGCAATATTGGATGCTTTCTTCATTCTTTGGATTTTTACTTCTCTCTCTGCAACTTTAAATAAGCTTCAG GCTAGGCGAATGATGGTTAAAGTAGATATATACAGGAAGTTCACCAACACTTTGGCAGTAACTGTTGTTGTATCTGTGGGCTGGATATGCTATGAG CTATATCACAAATCAAATGATGTTTACAATGAGCAGTGGCAGAATGCATGGATCATCCCTGCCTTCTGGCAAGTTTTATCTTTCTCTCTCCTATGTGTCATCTGTGCTCTTTGGGCACCATCCCAGAACTCAACAAG ATACGCTTACTCTGGAGATGCAAGTGAAGAGTTTGACAGGGATGAAACTACTTTGACCCTCATAAAACCATCGCTACTGCCTTCTAAGGATGTCCATAGAGCAACAGAAGCTAGAGCGGTGCAAAGCAGCAATGGATTAACAAATGGTGATGAGGAAGAGGACAAGATAGAGTAA
- the LOC133725503 gene encoding sm-like protein LSM1B — translation MSWAGPEDVYLSTSLASYLDKKLLVLLRDGRKLLGILRSFDQFANAVLEGACERVIVGELYCDLPLGLYVIRGENVVLIGELDSEREELPPHMTRVSPAEIKRAQKAEREASDLKGTMRKRMEFLDMD, via the exons ATGTCTTGGGCCGGCCCAGAAGATGTTTACCTTTCTACTTCTCTTGCCAGCTATCTTGATA AGAAACTTCTTGTGCTGCTCCGAGATGGTCGGAAGCTTTTAGGAATACTTCGTTCTTTTGATCAATTTG CCAATGCTGTTCTTGAGGGTGCGTGTGAGAGGGTCATTGTTGGCGAACTTTATTGTGACCTCCCTTTGGGTCTTTACGTAATTCGTGGGGAGAATGTTGTTTTAATTGGCGAGCTG GACTCGGAGAGGGAGGAACTTCCACCGCATATGACTCGTGTTTCACCTGCAGAAATCAAAAGG GCACAGAAAGCAGAAAGAGAAGCTTCTGATCTGAAAGGCACCATGAGAAAAAGAATGGAGTTTCTTGACATGGACTAA
- the LOC133741629 gene encoding protein DEEPER ROOTING 1 isoform X1, with translation MLQSKLFGWVQDKLNGKQGNKKPNTASTSTHHVKPEPREEFNDWPHGLLAIGTFGNNNLKENTDHRSQNIQEEPSSSDEILENFTPEEVGKLHKELTKLLTRKPDIEKEIAALPLDRFLNCPSSLEVDRRTSNVLCSDSDDPKDEDIEKTISVILGRCKDICADSNKKAIGKKSISFLLKKMFVCRSGFAPAPSLRDTFQESRMEKFLRLMLNKKIINPQSSSRASSMKKYLEDTRQSPTKKGNNNEENTKEKINDGCKWVKTDSEYIVLEI, from the exons ATGCTGCAATCCAAG CTTTTCGGTTGGGTGCAAGATAAGCTTAATGGGAAGCAGGGGAACAAGAAACCAAATACAGCTTCGACTAGTACCC ATCATGTAAAACCAGAGCCTCGTGAAGAATTCAATGACTGGCCTCATGGTTTACTAGCAATCGGAACTTTTGGAAACAACAATTTGAAAGAGAATACTGATCATCGGAGCCAAAATATTCAGGAAGAACCATCTTCATCAGATGAAATACTAGAAAATTTCACTCCTGAAGAAGTTGGTAAGTTACATAAAGAGCTAACGAAACTCTTGACACGAAAACCAGACATTGAAAAGGAAATTGCAGCTCTTCCGTTGGACAGATTTCTAAATTGTCCATCAAGCTTGGAGGTTGATAGGAGAACAAGCAACGTGCTTTGCTCTGATTCAGATGATCCCAAAGATGAAGATATTGAGAAAACCATTAGTGTTATACTTGGTAGATGCAAAGACATTTGTGCAGATAGTAACAAGAAGGCGATTGGgaagaaatcaatttcttttcttctcaagAAGATGTTTGTTTGTAGAAGTGGATTTGCACCAGCACCAAGTTTGAGAGATACATTTCAAGAGTCAAGAATGGAGAAG TTTTTGAGGCTAATGCTTAACAAGAAGATCATCAACCCGCAAAGTTCTTCTCGAGCATCATCAATGAAGAAATACCTTGAGGATACTAGACAAAGTCCAACCAAGAAGGGAAATAATAATGAAGAAAATACAAAAGAGAAAATCAATGATGGATGTAAATGGGTCAAGACTGATTCTGAAT ATATAGTCCTAGAAATATGA
- the LOC133741629 gene encoding protein DEEPER ROOTING 1 isoform X2, giving the protein MRLFGWVQDKLNGKQGNKKPNTASTSTHHVKPEPREEFNDWPHGLLAIGTFGNNNLKENTDHRSQNIQEEPSSSDEILENFTPEEVGKLHKELTKLLTRKPDIEKEIAALPLDRFLNCPSSLEVDRRTSNVLCSDSDDPKDEDIEKTISVILGRCKDICADSNKKAIGKKSISFLLKKMFVCRSGFAPAPSLRDTFQESRMEKFLRLMLNKKIINPQSSSRASSMKKYLEDTRQSPTKKGNNNEENTKEKINDGCKWVKTDSEYIVLEI; this is encoded by the exons ATGAGG CTTTTCGGTTGGGTGCAAGATAAGCTTAATGGGAAGCAGGGGAACAAGAAACCAAATACAGCTTCGACTAGTACCC ATCATGTAAAACCAGAGCCTCGTGAAGAATTCAATGACTGGCCTCATGGTTTACTAGCAATCGGAACTTTTGGAAACAACAATTTGAAAGAGAATACTGATCATCGGAGCCAAAATATTCAGGAAGAACCATCTTCATCAGATGAAATACTAGAAAATTTCACTCCTGAAGAAGTTGGTAAGTTACATAAAGAGCTAACGAAACTCTTGACACGAAAACCAGACATTGAAAAGGAAATTGCAGCTCTTCCGTTGGACAGATTTCTAAATTGTCCATCAAGCTTGGAGGTTGATAGGAGAACAAGCAACGTGCTTTGCTCTGATTCAGATGATCCCAAAGATGAAGATATTGAGAAAACCATTAGTGTTATACTTGGTAGATGCAAAGACATTTGTGCAGATAGTAACAAGAAGGCGATTGGgaagaaatcaatttcttttcttctcaagAAGATGTTTGTTTGTAGAAGTGGATTTGCACCAGCACCAAGTTTGAGAGATACATTTCAAGAGTCAAGAATGGAGAAG TTTTTGAGGCTAATGCTTAACAAGAAGATCATCAACCCGCAAAGTTCTTCTCGAGCATCATCAATGAAGAAATACCTTGAGGATACTAGACAAAGTCCAACCAAGAAGGGAAATAATAATGAAGAAAATACAAAAGAGAAAATCAATGATGGATGTAAATGGGTCAAGACTGATTCTGAAT ATATAGTCCTAGAAATATGA